Proteins encoded in a region of the Thermodesulfobacteriota bacterium genome:
- a CDS encoding universal stress protein, which yields MKISSIMVAIDFSECSASAFRYALDLAVLFPAKVILLNVIDTRHIERIAEFTGAPLKEIREKMMRSAKTALKDFIKKWNNTKASCTAEVAAGVPFHEIALKARKDKVDLIVMGGYGQHGKGGQIDEIFFGSTAEKVVRLLPCPVLCVPQI from the coding sequence ATGAAGATCTCGAGTATTATGGTAGCTATAGACTTTTCCGAATGTTCGGCCTCGGCGTTCAGGTATGCCCTGGACCTGGCTGTACTTTTTCCGGCCAAGGTAATCTTACTTAATGTAATTGATACCCGGCATATCGAACGCATTGCTGAATTTACCGGCGCGCCATTAAAAGAAATCCGGGAAAAGATGATGCGCAGTGCAAAAACAGCGCTCAAAGATTTTATCAAAAAGTGGAATAACACCAAGGCGTCCTGTACCGCGGAAGTGGCCGCAGGCGTCCCATTCCACGAGATTGCCCTTAAAGCCAGGAAAGACAAGGTTGACTTGATCGTTATGGGCGGATATGGCCAGCATGGTAAGGGAGGACAGATAGACGAGATATTTTTCGGCAGTACTGCCGAAAAGGTAGTGCGTCTGTTGCCGTGTCCGGTCCTCTGCGTCCCGCAGATTTAA
- a CDS encoding outer membrane protein transport protein, whose amino-acid sequence MTTEQKVIKNKLGLLIIIATAPTVLCLLFPLSAFAAGFAILQQGTAPMAQGNAFAAQADDPSAIFFNPAGINQLKGTQVYLGATAIAPRAEYKDSLGTKTRTESQLYSPPQFYLTHELMPNLALGLGVFSPFGLGTKWDAGWTGRYLATSSDLETLNINPVLSWRVSSELSVAGGANIMRTEADLRRKLNLGTLGLPDGDRLFKGADYGYGYNLGLIYQLTPATNIGLSYRSEVKVKIDGEAEFSVPAAVAHLFPSGGAHSRLVFPPSLFAGIAYKGLSPWVFECDLTWTGWSTFEELRVDLDRPVGAAQTSVSIQPRNWNDVFAYRFGVNYRWDKATTIRAGYIFDESPVPDETMDPSIPDADRHIFCLGGDYRLKDFTIGMAYNYILGKKRDKHNTIGADVVPGDNRTNGEYQQTSHSLAVSISYSF is encoded by the coding sequence ATGACGACGGAGCAAAAGGTCATAAAGAATAAATTGGGTTTATTGATAATTATCGCGACTGCACCCACCGTGCTTTGTCTTCTCTTTCCTTTGTCCGCCTTTGCCGCCGGGTTTGCCATTCTTCAGCAGGGCACAGCGCCTATGGCGCAGGGAAATGCCTTTGCCGCCCAGGCGGACGATCCTTCGGCCATCTTTTTCAATCCGGCCGGGATAAATCAGCTTAAGGGCACCCAAGTCTATCTGGGGGCTACAGCCATTGCCCCGCGAGCCGAGTATAAAGATAGTCTGGGCACAAAAACCAGGACCGAATCGCAATTATATTCTCCTCCTCAATTCTATTTGACACACGAGCTTATGCCAAATCTGGCCTTAGGTCTGGGCGTATTTTCCCCTTTTGGGCTGGGGACGAAATGGGATGCCGGTTGGACCGGCCGCTATCTGGCCACAAGTTCTGATCTAGAGACCCTCAATATTAATCCGGTCCTCTCCTGGAGAGTATCTTCTGAATTATCCGTTGCCGGCGGCGCCAATATCATGCGCACAGAGGCCGATCTCAGAAGAAAGCTGAACCTGGGTACGCTTGGACTTCCCGACGGTGACCGGTTATTCAAGGGAGCAGACTACGGCTATGGGTACAACCTGGGTCTCATTTACCAATTGACTCCCGCCACAAATATTGGCCTTTCCTACCGGAGCGAGGTCAAGGTCAAGATTGATGGCGAGGCAGAATTCAGCGTGCCCGCGGCTGTAGCCCATCTCTTCCCGAGCGGCGGGGCTCACAGCCGGTTAGTCTTTCCGCCTTCCCTGTTCGCCGGCATCGCCTACAAGGGGCTGTCCCCCTGGGTCTTTGAATGCGACCTTACCTGGACAGGCTGGTCCACCTTTGAGGAATTAAGGGTTGACCTGGATAGACCGGTAGGCGCTGCCCAGACATCGGTATCGATTCAACCAAGGAACTGGAACGATGTGTTCGCCTATCGTTTCGGGGTTAATTATCGATGGGATAAGGCCACCACCATCCGGGCCGGTTATATTTTCGATGAATCCCCGGTTCCGGATGAGACTATGGATCCATCCATCCCGGATGCTGACCGGCATATATTTTGTCTGGGCGGGGATTATCGGCTCAAGGATTTTACTATTGGTATGGCCTACAACTACATCCTGGGCAAAAAACGGGACAAGCACAATACCATTGGCGCAGACGTTGTGCCCGGTGACAACCGCACTAACGGGGAATACCAGCAGACCTCACATTCTCTGGCGGTTAGTATCTCCTACAGCTTTTGA
- a CDS encoding DUF5320 domain-containing protein, whose translation MPGFDGTGPMGMGPMTGRGMGPCGRGYGRPFGFGRGWGSGRGFGFSGARRGYYGPAPGWREPTPAEEMSDLRAEAECLRGELNQIEKRIAELEKGKE comes from the coding sequence ATGCCGGGATTTGATGGTACAGGTCCGATGGGTATGGGGCCTATGACCGGTAGAGGCATGGGGCCTTGCGGCCGCGGATATGGCCGACCGTTTGGTTTCGGTCGCGGCTGGGGTAGTGGTCGAGGCTTCGGCTTTTCCGGAGCGCGGCGCGGTTACTATGGCCCGGCTCCGGGATGGAGAGAGCCAACCCCCGCGGAGGAGATGAGCGACCTGCGGGCAGAGGCTGAATGTTTGCGAGGGGAATTAAACCAGATTGAAAAACGTATCGCCGAGTTAGAAAAAGGAAAGGAGTAA
- a CDS encoding NifB/NifX family molybdenum-iron cluster-binding protein — MKIAISAKGKELDDEIDPRFGRAAYFIIVDPETMEIKAVDNTQNIEAMQGAGIQAARTVAEEGAGLLITGHCGPKAFMTLQAAKINVAVNVAGTVREAVEKFKKGEISYAASPNVEGHWR; from the coding sequence GTGAAGATAGCAATTAGTGCAAAAGGTAAAGAATTAGATGATGAGATTGACCCGCGGTTTGGCCGGGCGGCATATTTTATTATAGTTGACCCCGAAACCATGGAAATTAAGGCTGTGGATAACACGCAAAATATCGAAGCCATGCAGGGCGCCGGTATCCAGGCGGCGCGGACCGTAGCGGAAGAGGGCGCTGGCCTGCTCATTACCGGCCATTGCGGGCCGAAGGCCTTTATGACCCTGCAGGCAGCCAAGATAAACGTGGCGGTTAATGTGGCAGGAACAGTTCGAGAGGCGGTCGAAAAATTCAAAAAAGGCGAAATTTCATATGCGGCCAGTCCCAATGTCGAAGGACACTGGCGCTAA
- a CDS encoding dipeptide epimerase, giving the protein MRLKALDIFHLRIPFLFPVKHSLAVRECSESLVVRAETETGLSGYGEGTPRGYVTGESISGNIAFLEKGLVPMLAGHVYPDPLSVREFLDALSAQDDACKNPSAVCALETALLDAVGKAWQQPIFEIISLECKQKQLTYSAVVSLLPLDKFEAFLLMVKQREMRFLKLKVGNESDLARLELARKILGSDIDIRVDANCAWTADEAIRKIEEMKRYGISAVEQPVTKEDFKGLKKVSESTGVPIIADESLCSVADAKRLAEMKACEIFDIRLSKCGGFQNASRILEIGRKTGIRAMLGSHVGETGILSAAGRHFAQCFDELVYIEGSFSSLLLKEDIVQEDLVFGKGGRAPSLKGPGLGITVREDVLKQYAVQQITFQKL; this is encoded by the coding sequence ATGAGGTTAAAGGCGCTGGACATCTTTCATCTCCGCATCCCGTTTTTGTTCCCGGTCAAACATAGCCTGGCTGTCCGGGAGTGCTCGGAGTCTCTCGTCGTGCGGGCAGAGACGGAAACGGGTCTCTCCGGTTATGGCGAAGGGACTCCCAGAGGCTATGTAACCGGAGAAAGCATAAGCGGGAACATTGCATTTCTTGAAAAAGGTCTTGTCCCCATGCTTGCCGGGCACGTTTACCCGGACCCGCTAAGTGTGCGCGAGTTTCTTGACGCGCTGTCTGCGCAGGATGACGCATGCAAAAACCCCTCAGCGGTTTGTGCCCTTGAAACTGCGTTGCTGGACGCGGTCGGAAAGGCATGGCAGCAGCCTATATTTGAAATAATCAGTCTAGAATGTAAACAGAAGCAGCTTACTTACAGCGCTGTAGTTTCTCTATTACCTTTGGACAAGTTTGAAGCTTTTCTCCTCATGGTCAAACAGAGGGAGATGAGATTTCTCAAATTAAAGGTGGGCAACGAGTCAGACCTGGCCCGTCTGGAATTGGCCCGTAAAATTCTGGGAAGCGACATCGATATCCGGGTGGATGCTAATTGTGCATGGACGGCCGACGAGGCTATCCGGAAGATCGAGGAGATGAAAAGATACGGGATTTCGGCCGTAGAGCAGCCGGTAACCAAGGAAGACTTTAAAGGCCTTAAGAAGGTTTCCGAAAGCACCGGCGTTCCCATTATTGCCGACGAATCGCTCTGTAGTGTCGCCGATGCCAAACGTCTGGCGGAAATGAAGGCCTGTGAAATTTTTGATATTCGTCTCTCAAAATGCGGCGGTTTCCAAAATGCTTCCAGGATATTGGAGATAGGCCGTAAAACGGGTATAAGAGCCATGCTCGGGAGTCATGTCGGCGAAACAGGCATCCTCTCGGCGGCAGGCCGGCACTTTGCCCAGTGTTTTGATGAACTCGTCTATATCGAGGGTTCCTTCTCTTCCCTGCTTCTGAAAGAAGATATCGTCCAGGAAGATCTGGTCTTCGGCAAGGGGGGCAGGGCGCCTTCGCTTAAGGGCCCGGGGTTAGGCATTACCGTACGGGAAGACGTATTGAAACAATATGCCGTGCAACAGATAACTTTTCAAAAGCTGTAG
- a CDS encoding ATP-binding protein, with amino-acid sequence MVISIASGKGGTGKTTVGVNLAVSLDKRVRFFDCDVEEPNAHLFLKPIINERTAVNTFVPEIDFTKCTYCGKCGEICQFNAIAVLKDYVLTFPELCHSCRGCLFVCPEKAVQESSRELGVIEQGRAGQVEFIHGRLRIGEAMSPPLIRAVKERIDKRQINIIDAPPGTSCPVIAALKGADFALLVTEPTPFGLNDLILAVEAVRALKIPLGVVLNRAGNGDVCVQSYLARENIPLLLEIPMDRKIAEAYSRGQMIVDVMPEWKEKFRGLYQKIEDILNGNRWGNA; translated from the coding sequence ATGGTAATCAGTATAGCCAGCGGCAAGGGTGGCACAGGAAAGACTACCGTGGGAGTAAACCTGGCAGTATCATTGGATAAGCGGGTAAGGTTTTTTGACTGCGATGTGGAGGAGCCTAACGCTCATCTCTTTCTAAAGCCGATTATCAATGAAAGGACCGCAGTTAACACTTTTGTTCCGGAAATAGATTTTACTAAGTGCACCTATTGCGGAAAGTGTGGCGAGATCTGCCAATTCAATGCGATTGCCGTGCTGAAGGATTATGTACTCACCTTCCCTGAGCTGTGCCACAGTTGCCGCGGCTGCCTCTTTGTCTGCCCGGAGAAAGCGGTACAGGAGTCAAGTCGGGAACTGGGCGTTATTGAACAGGGCCGGGCGGGGCAGGTAGAATTTATACATGGCCGTCTGCGCATCGGAGAGGCCATGTCTCCACCCCTGATCAGGGCGGTTAAAGAGAGGATAGATAAGAGGCAAATAAATATTATTGATGCCCCGCCCGGTACATCCTGCCCGGTGATCGCTGCCTTAAAGGGTGCTGATTTTGCCCTTCTGGTGACGGAGCCTACGCCTTTCGGCCTGAATGATCTTATATTGGCAGTAGAGGCCGTACGGGCGCTCAAGATACCACTTGGGGTGGTGCTCAATCGTGCGGGTAACGGTGATGTTTGTGTGCAATCATATCTGGCCAGAGAAAATATCCCGCTTCTCCTGGAAATACCTATGGACCGAAAGATTGCAGAGGCCTATTCACGAGGCCAGATGATAGTGGATGTCATGCCGGAATGGAAGGAAAAATTCAGGGGACTGTACCAGAAAATAGAAGACATACTTAACGGAAATAGGTGGGGAAACGCATGA
- a CDS encoding DUF134 domain-containing protein: MPRPFKCRRVCGAPRAAYFKPAGIPVFALEQVNLTVDEFEAIRLADLEGLYQEEAAKRMNISRQTFGNIIESAHKKIADAIVNAKALKIEGGAVEMMQRYFLCSDCTNEWVMPYDTEGPVECPKCRGKNILKALQDHDWADGGGPGRGRGRCRRRGRI, from the coding sequence ATGCCGCGACCTTTTAAATGCAGACGGGTTTGTGGCGCTCCCCGCGCGGCTTACTTCAAGCCTGCGGGAATTCCAGTATTTGCCCTGGAACAAGTCAACCTTACGGTGGATGAATTTGAGGCTATCCGGTTAGCTGATTTAGAGGGGCTGTATCAGGAAGAGGCCGCCAAGCGGATGAATATTTCCCGGCAGACCTTCGGCAATATCATCGAATCTGCCCACAAGAAGATTGCGGATGCCATCGTGAATGCCAAGGCGCTTAAAATCGAGGGCGGAGCTGTGGAAATGATGCAAAGATATTTTTTGTGTTCGGACTGTACGAACGAATGGGTTATGCCATACGATACCGAGGGGCCGGTTGAGTGCCCGAAGTGCCGGGGTAAAAACATTCTCAAGGCGCTCCAAGATCATGATTGGGCAGACGGCGGGGGGCCGGGCAGAGGACGGGGCAGGTGCCGCCGGAGAGGCAGGATATGA
- the pgeF gene encoding peptidoglycan editing factor PgeF: MQKTAAGPVEFYQFDLLSNFPEVSHAVFTRRGGMSPVPFDSLNVSYHTGDDAALVQKNRKKITAIIGAAHLVSAHQVHKNGVRIIDHPPESEYEPQGFDALFTHLTDVALMIKQADCQAIILYDPGHKAIGNVHCGWRGNVLDIIGHTVQTMAEAFGSRPQDILACISPSLGPCCAEFKNFQQEFPPSLWRYEVRPDHFDLWAISRDQLLSAGILSEHIEMAGICTKCRQDEFFSYRGEKITGRFGTVVALSNGVF; encoded by the coding sequence ATGCAAAAGACCGCTGCCGGCCCTGTAGAATTCTATCAGTTTGACCTCCTGAGCAACTTTCCTGAAGTCAGCCACGCTGTATTCACCCGCCGGGGGGGGATGAGCCCGGTTCCCTTTGATAGTTTGAATGTCAGTTATCACACCGGAGATGACGCAGCCCTGGTTCAGAAAAATAGAAAAAAAATAACAGCAATAATCGGGGCCGCCCATCTGGTCTCGGCGCATCAAGTGCATAAGAACGGCGTCAGGATTATAGATCACCCTCCCGAGAGCGAGTATGAACCGCAGGGATTTGATGCCTTGTTCACTCATCTCACGGACGTGGCCTTAATGATAAAGCAGGCCGATTGCCAGGCCATAATCCTCTACGACCCCGGGCACAAAGCCATCGGCAACGTGCACTGCGGCTGGCGGGGAAATGTCCTGGATATTATCGGTCACACTGTTCAGACCATGGCAGAGGCATTCGGGAGCAGGCCGCAGGACATCCTGGCCTGTATCAGTCCTTCTCTGGGCCCATGCTGCGCCGAGTTTAAAAATTTTCAGCAGGAGTTCCCCCCTTCACTCTGGCGATATGAGGTAAGGCCTGATCATTTTGACCTCTGGGCTATAAGCCGCGACCAGTTGCTTTCAGCCGGTATTCTTTCAGAGCACATTGAAATGGCCGGAATATGCACAAAGTGCCGGCAGGATGAGTTCTTTTCGTATCGTGGGGAAAAGATTACCGGCCGTTTTGGTACGGTAGTAGCATTGTCTAACGGAGTCTTTTAG
- a CDS encoding dihydroorotate dehydrogenase electron transfer subunit, whose protein sequence is MEQGTATVLENRLAAPGVYRLRIEAPALAGAAGPGQFLMLRIGQTLDPLLRRPFSIHAVHGSRTVDILYRVVGKGTNILTTLRSGEGLDIVGPLGCGFSWREESPSLLVAGGMGIAPLFFLAQIIAKNGVGDKTSALIGARNKTELLCVEELKAMGLQVQVTTEDGSAGKRGLVTGLLTNRVAALRPVIYSCGPYPMLHAVASLAMQYGLSCQVSLESFMACGLGACLGCVAEMKNGDLVRVCKEGPVFDAYEVAWK, encoded by the coding sequence ATGGAGCAAGGCACAGCCACTGTTTTAGAAAACCGGCTCGCGGCGCCCGGTGTCTATAGGTTGCGCATAGAGGCGCCGGCCTTGGCCGGGGCTGCCGGTCCCGGTCAATTCCTCATGCTGCGTATTGGACAGACCCTAGACCCGCTCCTTCGCCGCCCCTTTTCCATACATGCCGTTCATGGTTCCAGGACTGTAGATATTCTCTACCGCGTAGTGGGCAAAGGTACGAACATACTTACTACTCTCAGAAGCGGCGAAGGTCTGGATATTGTAGGCCCTCTCGGCTGTGGTTTTTCCTGGCGAGAGGAGTCCCCGTCCCTTCTTGTGGCCGGCGGTATGGGTATTGCCCCCCTGTTTTTTCTTGCTCAAATCATCGCCAAAAATGGCGTAGGAGACAAGACTTCTGCACTCATCGGCGCCCGAAACAAAACAGAACTCCTTTGCGTGGAAGAGCTAAAGGCTATGGGGCTTCAAGTGCAGGTGACCACGGAAGATGGCTCGGCGGGTAAGAGAGGGCTGGTTACGGGGTTGCTTACAAACAGAGTTGCTGCCTTAAGGCCCGTTATCTATAGCTGCGGACCCTATCCCATGCTCCATGCCGTCGCATCTCTGGCTATGCAGTACGGCCTTTCCTGTCAAGTCTCCTTAGAGAGCTTTATGGCCTGCGGACTTGGCGCCTGCCTGGGCTGCGTGGCCGAGATGAAAAACGGCGATTTAGTCCGGGTCTGCAAGGAAGGCCCGGTCTTTGATGCTTATGAGGTAGCCTGGAAATGA
- a CDS encoding lysophospholipid acyltransferase family protein, whose amino-acid sequence MKGTGKRIFGKVGLSRFLQWRINTYIVRFLPLALSRAYLCFLGCIYYALNKGERKAIENTIAAIFEGRCHPKEIERTIELTIKGIFTHYHEKLLMPYSNYKWLRSFIFQNIRLRNQGLLDAALKKGRGVILVTGHFGAVEFMPATLALRNYPLAMIVRFKTRRLKEATLELTRQHGVQVLDPDSENISFATLRTLKENRILLTECDEFEAWRPHKDRSIEFLGVTLPVDRTLDALQRKYQSPVIFALLKRGWNGTYVLEFHDVTKDNETKQGFSIAERALSVLENYIYTYPEQWYQWKQAGLFLRPLLQGVMGETDEVKGAGHLSSPHPVFVPGQT is encoded by the coding sequence ATGAAAGGAACAGGCAAACGCATATTCGGCAAGGTCGGACTGAGCAGGTTTTTGCAATGGCGGATTAATACTTATATAGTCCGCTTTCTTCCCCTGGCCCTCTCGCGGGCCTATTTGTGCTTTTTGGGGTGTATATATTATGCACTCAATAAGGGGGAACGAAAAGCCATCGAAAATACCATAGCAGCCATATTTGAAGGAAGATGTCACCCCAAAGAAATAGAAAGAACAATCGAATTGACGATTAAGGGGATTTTCACCCATTACCATGAAAAGTTGTTGATGCCTTATTCTAACTATAAGTGGCTGCGTTCCTTCATATTCCAAAATATACGCCTGAGAAATCAGGGACTGCTCGATGCGGCCCTTAAAAAAGGCCGGGGTGTTATCCTGGTGACCGGTCATTTTGGAGCAGTGGAGTTCATGCCTGCAACTCTGGCCCTGCGCAACTATCCCCTGGCTATGATCGTCCGTTTCAAGACCAGAAGGCTCAAAGAGGCCACGCTGGAACTAACCAGACAACACGGTGTTCAAGTGCTGGATCCCGATTCTGAAAATATATCATTTGCTACGCTCAGGACACTCAAGGAGAATAGAATACTTCTTACCGAATGTGATGAGTTCGAGGCGTGGAGACCGCACAAAGATAGAAGTATAGAGTTTCTGGGAGTTACCTTGCCGGTGGACAGGACCCTGGATGCACTACAGAGGAAATATCAGTCCCCGGTGATCTTCGCACTCTTAAAACGTGGGTGGAACGGCACCTATGTCCTGGAATTTCATGATGTAACTAAAGACAATGAGACAAAACAAGGCTTTTCTATAGCCGAAAGGGCCTTGTCCGTCCTGGAGAATTATATTTACACCTATCCCGAGCAATGGTATCAATGGAAACAGGCCGGCCTGTTTTTAAGACCGCTACTGCAGGGAGTCATGGGGGAGACTGATGAGGTTAAAGGCGCTGGACATCTTTCATCTCCGCATCCCGTTTTTGTTCCCGGTCAAACATAG
- a CDS encoding dihydroorotate dehydrogenase translates to MKKTNPDLSVRIGLLRLQNPVLTASGTFGYGQEYAGLVDLNRLGGIIVKGLSLNPRPGNMPPRTVETPCGLLNAIGLQNVGVENFIADKLPFLRKLSVPVIVNILGQDIKEYRKLAERLSNVEGIAALEVNISCPNVKKGGVVFGTDYKAAARVTRAVRAAVRLPIIIKLSPNVTDIVSIARAVEEAGADAVSLINTLTGMAIDVEARRPKLHNVTGGLSGPAIKPVALRMVWQVAGAVNIPVIGCGGIMTAADALEFLLAGASAVQVGTANFVNPRATMEIISGIEEYLARHDLKDIKSLVGSLIL, encoded by the coding sequence ATGAAAAAGACGAACCCCGACCTTTCGGTCCGGATCGGCCTCCTTAGGCTGCAAAACCCGGTGCTTACTGCCTCGGGCACCTTTGGTTATGGCCAGGAATATGCCGGCCTGGTTGATCTTAACCGTCTGGGCGGGATAATCGTCAAGGGTCTTTCTCTTAACCCTCGTCCGGGGAATATGCCGCCGCGTACTGTAGAGACGCCTTGCGGACTGCTCAACGCTATCGGCCTGCAAAATGTAGGGGTCGAGAATTTCATCGCAGACAAGCTTCCATTTTTACGCAAGCTTTCTGTCCCGGTTATCGTCAACATCCTGGGACAAGACATTAAAGAATATCGAAAACTGGCGGAAAGGCTGAGCAACGTCGAGGGGATAGCGGCCCTGGAAGTCAATATCTCCTGCCCCAATGTGAAGAAAGGCGGCGTAGTCTTTGGGACAGACTACAAGGCCGCAGCGCGGGTTACCAGGGCGGTACGGGCGGCAGTGCGGCTTCCAATAATTATCAAGCTCAGTCCTAATGTGACGGACATCGTGAGCATAGCCCGCGCCGTGGAAGAGGCCGGGGCAGATGCCGTTTCCCTCATCAACACCCTCACGGGCATGGCTATTGATGTTGAGGCAAGACGCCCCAAGCTTCATAATGTCACCGGCGGCCTCTCCGGGCCGGCCATTAAACCCGTTGCCCTGCGTATGGTCTGGCAGGTAGCCGGCGCGGTGAATATCCCGGTAATCGGCTGCGGCGGCATTATGACCGCAGCCGATGCCCTGGAGTTTCTCCTTGCCGGGGCCTCGGCGGTCCAGGTCGGAACGGCCAACTTTGTCAATCCCAGGGCCACCATGGAGATTATCTCCGGGATAGAAGAATACCTGGCCAGGCATGACCTTAAAGACATAAAATCTCTGGTGGGCAGCCTGATACTATAG